CTCTACGCCGGCGGTGGCTTCTTGCAGAGCGGGTCGCGCACGCTCAACAGGATTGCCCGATGGGACGGCGACGAGTGGGTCGCACTCGAAACAGCAACGAGCACCGGCCTGAGCGGCGGCGTCCACGCCCTGGCGACCTACGACGATGGCGATGGGCCGGCGCTCTACGCGGGCGGGCAGTTCGCCGGTGCGGGCGAAGTCGTCGCCACGAACATTATCCGGTGGGACGGCTCGGCATGGCAGTCCCTCGGCCCCGCCGGCACCCAGGGGGTCAACGGCCTGATCTCGGACATGGCGGTCTTTGACGACGGCAGCGGACCGGCGCTCTACGTTGCCGGCAGCTTCACCCAGGCCGGCGGCGTCGCCGTGTCCAACATCGCGCGCTGGGACGGCGCCGCATGGTCGGCCGTCCAGGACGCCTCGGGCAACGGGCCCGACGAGCCCATCGTCGCCCTCGAGGTCTACGACGATGGCGACGGCCCGCAGCTCTACATCACCGGCCGGTTCCAGGCCATCGGCTCGCTGCCCGCCGGCCGGCTGGCCCGCTGGAACGGCTCTCAATGGTCTGGCGTGGATGGCGGCATCGGCACGGGCCGGCGCGAGCGCGGCTGGGCGATGGCGACCTACGACGACGGCGCCGGTGAGGCGCTCTTCGTCGCGGGCACCTTCGACACCGTGGGCGATCGCATCGAGTCGGCCTACCTGGGCAAGTGGCAGGGCTGCCCGCCAGTTCCGTGCGTGGCCGACTTCGACGGCGATGGCGCACTGACGCTCTTTGACTTCCTCGCCTTCCAGAGCGCCTTCGCGCTGGGCGAGCCGTCAGCGGACCTGGACGGCGACGGCGCTTTGACGCTCTTTGACTTCCTGGAGTTCCAGACCCTCTTTGCGGTGGGCTGCTGACTACCGCTCGCGCCCGGCCTCGATCACGCCCGCGTCCAGCACGATGTGCCGAACGTGCTCGCGGCCATGGCCATGGACGACGTGGATGCGGCCGTCCGAGCCCTGCATCATCGTCGGATAGTCGGCCTGGTCTCGATTGCGAGAGACGTCGGGGATCAGCACCTCCCAGCGCTCGCCATCGAACGACCGCGCCAGCGAGAGCGGTCGGCGGTCGGGCGGGGGGTTGTAGGCCAGCAGGTGCACGCCATTGGCGGTCGTCAGGGCGTGCGAGCCGGCCTTGGTGTCGATGGGCGAACGCTCGATGGGCGACCAGGTCTTGCCGCCGTCGGTCGACTCGCTCCACGCGCTCTCGCGTGCGAAGACTGCCAGGTGCTGCATGTCGGGCGAGAGCACGATGAAGCTGGGCTGGATGGCGTGCGGATTGCCTGGCCCTCGCGGGGCGTTCTGCCGTGCGTCGGTGATGGGCCCGATGATCTCGACGCCGTGCTCCTGACCGATCCAGTCGCCCGCGCGGTAGCGCTCGAAGTGGATGCGCCAGCCCTCGGGCGACTCGGTGCTCGAGGCGCACAAGAGGTCGCCATCGGGCAGCACGATGGGCCGGTTCTTGACCGGGCCCGTTGCGCGATGAGCGTAGGGCTCGAAGACAGCGTGCCGCTGGTCCTGCTCGATCTCGGGCAGCCACACGCGGTCCGACCACGTCCGACCGCCGTCGTCGCTCGTGCGCACGGCACCCCACCAGTTCTTGTATCCGGGCAGATCGGTCTCGCCCGTGATCTTGAACCACAGGTAGATGCGGCCCGTCTCGGGATGGGTGAACAACACCGGATTCCAGCACGCGTACTCGATGTCGCGCTCCTGGCCATCGCGGCCGGTGATGGTGCACACGCCGTCGTCGACGATCACCGGCCCGGACCATGGCGCATCGACCGGCTTGCGGGCCACCCAGATGTCTACGTCCGCCCGCCCCTCGCGGCTGCCGCCGTACCAGGCGGCCAGCAGCGTCCCGTCGGCGGCCTCGGTGATGGTGGCCGCGTGGATCTGCCGCTGGCGGGGCAGGTCGCCGTGCGGAATATTGTGCGTTTCGAGCACGGCGTCCGCGGCGAGCCGGCCCTGCTGGGCAAACGCCGCGCCGCACAGGCAGGCGAGCACGAACACGATCGTCGTTCGCATGTCGAAATCCCCCGAGGCTGGTCTTTGGTTACTCTAGCTCCACGCCTTCCCAAGGCAGCGCGGTTCGACAAGCCTGGCAGAGACAGGGAGAACGCCTATGCCCTGCCGAGTCGAGGTCGAGTACACTTCGAAGCACGGGTCGCGTGTGTAGGGGCGCGCAGCCGGCGTCCGAGTCCGAAGGCTCCGGAGGCGCGAGGGCCGGACCACAACACAAAGGAATGGGAAAATGATGCAGGTGCGTGGCATGATCCCGCCGTTCGTCGCCGCACTTCTTATGACCGGCTTCGCAATGACCGGCTTCGTATACGCCGCGCCGAGCGATTCGGGCGCCGCGCTGCGATTCGTGCACGACCAACGCGGCGCAACGCCTCCG
This genomic stretch from Phycisphaerales bacterium harbors:
- a CDS encoding sialidase family protein — protein: MRTTIVFVLACLCGAAFAQQGRLAADAVLETHNIPHGDLPRQRQIHAATITEAADGTLLAAWYGGSREGRADVDIWVARKPVDAPWSGPVIVDDGVCTITGRDGQERDIEYACWNPVLFTHPETGRIYLWFKITGETDLPGYKNWWGAVRTSDDGGRTWSDRVWLPEIEQDQRHAVFEPYAHRATGPVKNRPIVLPDGDLLCASSTESPEGWRIHFERYRAGDWIGQEHGVEIIGPITDARQNAPRGPGNPHAIQPSFIVLSPDMQHLAVFARESAWSESTDGGKTWSPIERSPIDTKAGSHALTTANGVHLLAYNPPPDRRPLSLARSFDGERWEVLIPDVSRNRDQADYPTMMQGSDGRIHVVHGHGREHVRHIVLDAGVIEAGRER